A genomic window from Purpureocillium takamizusanense chromosome 2, complete sequence includes:
- the MDM10 gene encoding Mitochondrial distribution and morphology protein 10 (BUSCO:EOG09262TUR~COG:U~EggNog:ENOG503P05I), producing the protein MREFMDYVHSAFYEATGWRRDNTYAALNATSDSLLDFPTPRGLRLTLSSLASPNFATSYQLGSVGVVDGSISYLFSSVPLRVLLTPQSEKVSLPELLRSYRPLSPLPRPAADPVPPQSPLDALAPQPSLLYGRLYLPQSQLEALVVRRISPALQLQFSAVSAQHLRDGGTALGLAQYDTGRYALEGLASSDGGLLGFRGIYNFGGDAEVSAPANIAEGNGGSERERIYGRFSTGGEIYYGTLNKSGGVSLGARFATLPAHKGTPLCATLTLNPLMGNIAASYAVVAGRHCSLATRMEFNVFSYESGWAVGMELWRKPFQRPAPDKDEVKLPTRSLEAKLEWRLDEPPALAVVPEPEPVLDLKTPVPSAVPGQPTLRQDRPAGRVPGGGSGTEEEEYAGVLKARLDQNLRIGVLWEGRVKSLLFSLGSGIDLRKLDKPFRTLGLEIQFSS; encoded by the exons ATGCGCGAGTTCATGGACTATGTCCATAGTGCCTTCTacgaggcgacgggctggaGGCGCGACAACACGTATGCCGCGCTGAACGCCACCTCGGATT CGCTCCTCGACTTCCCGACCCCGCGCGGCCTGCGGTTGACGCTGTCCTCGCTCGCGAGCCCTAACTTTGCGACGTCGTACCAGCTCGGCTCGGTGGGCGTCGTTGACGGCTCCATCTCGTACCTCTTCTCGTCGGTGCCGCTGCGCGTCCTGCTCACGCCGCAGTCGGAGAAGGTGTCGCTgccggagctgctgcgctcGTACcggccgctctcgccgctgccgcgacccgccgccgacccggtTCCGCCGCAGTCGCCTCTCGATGCGCTGGCCCCGCAGCCGTCGTTGCTCTACGGCCGTCTCTACctgccgcagtcgcagcTGGAAGCGCTCGTGGTGAGGAGAATAtcgccggcgctgcagctgcagttCAGCGCCGTGTCGGCACAGCACCTCCGGGATGGCGGAACGGCCCTGGGTCTTGCGCAGTACGACACGGGCCGATACGCGCTGGAAGGTCTCGCCTCGTCGGACGGCGGGTTGCTGGGGTTCCGGGGCATCTACAACTTTGGAGGCGATGCCGAGGTTTCCGCGCCTGCCAACATTGCCGAGGGtaacggcggcagcgagcgggAGCGGATATATGGGCGGTTCAGTACGGGCGGCGAGATCTACTACGGCACGCTCAACAAgtcgggcggcgtcagccTGGGGGCTCGGTTCGCGACGCTCCCCGCGCACAAGGGCACGCCGCTGTGCgcgacgctgacgctgaACCCGCTGATGGGGAATATTGCGGCAAGCtacgcggtggtggcgggcaggcactGCAGCCTGGCGACGCGCATGGAGTTCAACGTCTTCAGCTACGAGAGCGGGTGGGCTGTAGGAATGGAGCTCTGGCGTAAGCCGTTCCAACGGCCGGCGCCAGACAAGGACGAGGTCAAGCTCCCGACACGcagcctcgaggccaagctGGAATGGCGTCTggacgagccgccggcgctggccgtTGTGCCGGAGCCGGAACCGGTGCTGGATCTGAAGACGCCGGTGCCAAGCGCGGTTCCGGGCCAGCCGACGTTGCGACAGGACAGGCCCGCGGGACGCGtacccggcggcggcagcgggacggaagaggaggagtACGCCGGGGTGCTCAAGGCGCGGCTGGACCAAAATCTGCGCATTGGGGTCCTCTGGGAGGGGCGGGTCAAGTCGCTGCTCTTCAGCCTTGGGAGCGGCATCGACCTGCGCAAGCTGGACAAGCCGTTCCGGACGCTCGGGCTGGAGATTCAATTTTCGTCGTAg
- a CDS encoding uncharacterized protein (COG:A~BUSCO:EOG09265NHW~EggNog:ENOG503P5RR), translating into MTGRGGGGGRRVLLPPINMIFKLLQTNATVSVWLYEQLGIRVEGKIRGFDEFMNLVIDDAVEVGLVTKTNEKEWRKPLGQILLKGDNVSLIQSVTSA; encoded by the exons ATGACTGgacgtggtggaggcggcggtcgccGCGTTCTGCTGCCCCCGAT CAACATGATCTTCAAGCTCCTACAGACC AACGCCACCGTCAGCGTGTGGTTGTACGAGCAGCTCGGTATTCGTGTGGAGGGCAAGATTCGC GGCTTCGACGAGTTCATGAACCTGGTCATTGACGACGCtgtcgaggtcggcctcgttACCAAGACAAACGAGAAGGAGTGGCGGAAACCCTTGG GTCAAATTCTCCTCAAGGGCGACAACGTGTCCCTGATCCAGAGCGTCACGTCTGCGTAA
- a CDS encoding uncharacterized protein (EggNog:ENOG503Q4PA~COG:G) gives MGDATGLTVLLNGGIYQSSPDGTDKAPSFAAAMVIKDGLIQHVGDAEDAPIAAARAAGAQIKDLQGDTVLPGFIDGHLHLLLVGQALTKVSLDACKTLDDIRATIKAYAQAHPGVPRIFCRGWMHSMTPDGVDASLLDDLDPRPIFIDTKDLHSSWCNTAGLDEVRREMGLSADTPDPAGGTIQRGPDGEPNGVFGESAVFQIMWPFVARVASMDEKKEAIRAAFAAFNAVGYTGMIDMAMDDTIWGPLLELRRERGTLDGMRVAAYWLMKPGGSLDDVLAQVDRAAALARDFNADTTPDCRIVGVKVICDGIVDACTASLTEPYSTGENPDSIWSETLLHPLVARAHAAGLQVALHAIGDRTIGMAIDVLERNTDRARRPRIEHLELASARDAARLGALGITASIQPVHSDPAILRAWPRLLGEHRCGRAFAYRDFADGGAALALGSDAPTAPHQPLPNLYVATTRRSFREPGLDAAVNPQFALTVCQAVAGATHGSAYSCFADAWTGSLRPGLKADFVVARVELTPEELVHGVVKETWFEGRRVYQASD, from the coding sequence ATGGGCGACGCTACGGGCCTAACGGTCCTGCTCAATGGCGGCATCTACCAGTCATCTCCGGACGGGACGGACAAGGCGCCGTCCTTTgccgcggccatggtcaTCAAGGACGGCCTCATCCAGCACGTCGGGGACGCAGAGGacgcgcccatcgccgcggctagggcggccggcgcccagATCAAGGACCTGCAGGGCGACACCGTCCTGCCGGGCTTCATCGATGggcacctgcacctgctgctggtcggccaGGCGCTCACAAAGGTCAGCCTCGACGCGTgcaagacgctcgacgacatccggGCCACCATCAAGGCGTACGCGCAGGCGCACCCGGGCGTGCCGCGCATCTTCTGCCGCGGCTGGATGCACTCGATGACgcccgatggcgtcgacgccagcctgctcgacgacctcgacccgCGGCCCATTTTCATCGATACAAAGGACCTGCACTCGTCGTGGTGCAAcacggccggcctcgacgaggtgcgtCGCGAGATGGGCCTCTCCGCCGACACGCCTgacccggcgggcggcacgatCCAGCGCGGGCCTGATGGGGAGCCCAACGGGGTGTTTGGCGAGAGCGCCGTCTTCCAGATCATGTGGCCGTtcgtcgcgcgcgtcgcgtccatggacgagaagaaggaggccaTCCGCGCCGCGTTTGCCGCCTTCAACGCCGTCGGCTACACGGGCATGATCGAcatggccatggacgacaCCATCTGGGggccgctgctcgagctgcggcgcgagcgcggcacCCTAGACGGCATGCGCGTGGCCGCGTACTGGCTCATGAAGCCAggcggctcgctcgacgacgtgctcgcgcaggtcgaccgcgcggcggccctcgcgcgcgacTTCAACGCCGACACGACACCCGACTGCCGCATCGTTGGCGTCAAGGTCATCTGCGACGGTATCGTCGACGCGTGCACCGCGTCGCTCACGGAGCCCTACTCGACGGGCGAGAACCCCGACTCCATCTGGAgcgagacgctgctgcaCCCGCTCGTggcacgcgcgcacgccgcggGGCTGCAGGTCGCGCTGCACGCCATCGGCGACCGCACCATCGGCATGGCCATCGATGTGCTAGAGCGCAACAcggaccgcgcgcgccggccgcgcaTCGAGCACCTGgagctggcgtcggcgcgcgacgccgcccggctcggcgccctgggcATCACGGCGTCGATCCAGCCGGTGCACTCGGACCCGGCCATCCTGCGCGCCTggccgcgcctcctcggcgagcaccgctgcggccgcgcctTTGCGTACCGCGActtcgccgacggcggcgccgcgctggccctcgGCTCCGACGCccccacggcgccgcaccagccgctgccgaacCTGTacgtggcgacgacgcgccgctcgTTCCGCGAGccgggcctcgacgccgccgtgaaCCCGCAGTTCGCCCTCACCGTctgccaggccgtcgccggcgcgacCCACGGCTCCGCGTACTCGTGCTTCGCCGACGCCTGGACGGGTAGCTTGCGGCCGGGGCTCAAGGCCGATTTTGTTGTGGCGCGTGTCGAGCTGACGCCGGAGGAGCTGGTGCACGGCGTGGTCAAGGAGACGTGGTTTGAGGGCAGGAGGGTGTACCAAGCAAGCGATTGA
- a CDS encoding uncharacterized protein (EggNog:ENOG503PWXS) codes for MLDCTKKHLALPARDERTKAMASSTSSNALRVFHYNPSPPEEALIIPATIATASADSPNIRNNGGPATDDNVSDNDGEDHDEDGDTPSGSDGSGSSGTNDDRRPQHISAPPLARLPAFDNRFRRGEPQFYFYHVVDTRDASLRVQVLGPGLSFTFTHERARRHLSAGRIAAGLRRKTTGFLALVRTCTDSRNGHHSNSRMRDGDSTDNRSNGNGVAPPPPPPCPPLLQHDRTVLVWAESGHGAGRAGDMLDAAPGALPNGTWTRRAVRLAALLGLRTERPFDTMGLREGELDARARERLRGVFLASHVEVKLATHGVYALLHVFGLHRESRGGRREWRRQRQRRSPPNGVNTDGRCPERHRSSSSSRSDAGSSGGSLDLATLTRLRDARWDDGSRPRLEVYFSRRNCVPCGMFVRRLSEVIGVRIDLIWRERLTHVVYETRAGSGGVPRESNLVASRTAALRGSEGQRGSGMVDTHGQSGLSSSSQRLRPQHEADDDDDDVQMLDVVDLTGAAPRCCIDLTGEPSTGTAPPVWDLTKEGAESDDESAMGRMHSVGSAREAYMAAYLDGLAYCVGQLPQTTTSSSQCDDKAAEHAEEAWRAVRTAMVDFAKRMLLLRRASSSSPRLCATEGRLATDSSTQQETDTGEGRDSENGKSMSHARLGARARQVRTRPVREVNKPLPATPETQPPAWMMDADGEEEMWETDEPVEYGVVAREGTSAVVMAPWARRL; via the exons ATGTTGGATTGTACCAAGAAGCACCTCGCCCTGCCGGCACGCG ACGAACGAACGAAGGCCATGGCATCGTCAACCTCGTCCAACGCCCTTCGCGTGTTTCACTATaacccctccccgcccgaAGAAGCCTTGATCATTCCTGCAACCATagccaccgccagcgccgatAGCCCGAATATCAGAAAcaacggcggccccgccaccgacgacaaTGTCAGTGACAACGATGGCGAAGACCacgatgaggacggcgaTACTcccagcggcagcgatggcagcggcagtagTGGCACCAACGACGACAGGCGGCCCCAGCAcatctcggcgccgccgctcgcccgtcTGCCGGCCTTTGACAACCGGTTTCGAAGGGGCGAGCCGCAGTTTTACTTCTACCACGTGGTCGACACGAGGGATGCGAGCCTGCGCGTGCAGGTGCTGGGGCCGGGGCTGAGCTTCACCTTTACCCACGAGCGCGCGAGGAGGCACCTCAGCGCGGGTCGCATCGCCGCGGGACTGCGCCGCAAGACGACGGGGTTTCTGGCTCTGGTGCGCACATGCACTGACAGCCGTAACGGCCACCACAGTAACAGCCGGATGCGTGACGGAGACAGCACTGACAACAGAAGCAATGGCAACGGCGTtgctcccccccctcctcccccctgccctcccctcctACAACATGATCGCACGGTCCTAGTCTGGGCAGAgagcggccacggcgccggccgcgcaggcgacatgctcgacgccgcgccgggcgccctgcccaacggcacgtggacgcggcgcgcggtgcgcctcgccgcgctgctgggcctgcgGACGGAGCGGCCGTTTGACACCATGGGGCTacgcgagggcgagctggatgcgcgcgcgcgggagcGCCTCAGGGGGGTGTTCCTCGCGTCGCACGTCGAGGTCAAGCTCGCGACGCATGGGGTGTacgcgctgctgcatgtcTTTGGGCTGCATCGCGAGTCCCGAGGGGGACGTCgagagtggcggcggcagcggcagcggcgatcACCACCAAACGGCGTCAATACCGACGGCAGATGTCCTGAGCGACACAggagtagcagcagtagcagaAGTGACGCTGGCAGTAGCGGCGGCTCCCTCGATCTCGCCACGTTGACACGCCTGCGGGACGCGCGATGGGATGACGGCTCCCGGCCGAGGCTGGAGGTGTACTTTTCGCGAAGGAACTGCGTGCCGTGTGGGATGTTTGTGCGGCGGCTGAGCGAGGTCATAGGCGTGAGGATCGACTTGATCTGGCGGGAGAGGCTGACGCACGTGGTGTACGAGACGAGGGCAGGCAGCGGTGGTGTCCCTCGCGAGTCGAACCTGGTGGCCTCGCGCACAGCTGCGCTCCGTGGCAGTGAAGGACAGAGAGGATCAGGCATGGTAGACACACATGGCCAAAGCGGCttgtccagcagcagccagagACTGCGGCCGCAACatgaagccgacgacgacgatgacgacgtaCAGATGCTAGACGTGGTGGACCTTactggggcggcgccgcggtgcTGCATCGACCTTACGGGGGAGCCGTCGACCGGAACGGCGCCGCCAGTCTGGGATCTCACCAAGGAGGGAGCAGaatccgacgacgagagcgcTATGGGGCGGATGCACTCGGTCggcagcgcgcgcgaggcTTACATGGCTGCGTACCTGGATGGGCTCGCCTACTGCGTGGGCCAACTTccccagacgacgacgtcttcttCTCAGTGCGATGACAAGGCAGCAGAACATGCAGAAGAGGCGTGGCGCGCGGTGCGTACGGCGATGGTTGACTTTGCGAAGCGCATGCTGCTCCTCcggcgagcgtcgtcgtcctcgccgcgccttTGCGCCACGGAGGGACGACTCGCAACCGACTCTTCGACCCAGCAGGAAACCGACACAGGTGAGGGCCGCGATTCAGAGAACGGAAAGAGCATGTCTCATGCGAGACttggtgcgcgcgcgcgccaggtgaggacgaggccggtGAGGGAGGTCAACAAGCCACTGCCCGCGACGCCCGAGACGCAACCGCCGGCGTGGATGATGgacgcagacggcgaggaggaaatGTGGGAAACGGACGAGCCGGTGGAGTATGGAGTGGTGGCGAGGGAGGGGACGTCtgcggtggtgatggcgccaTGGGCTCGGCGTCTGTGA
- a CDS encoding uncharacterized protein (EggNog:ENOG503PC88~COG:P~TransMembrane:10 (i75-100o106-125i301-322o328-354i814-835o841-862i892-918o938-961i982-1006o1018-1038i)), which produces MEATSAQTTSVAEPPHVSGQSNKPLSRPAHGLSSDEVLRELQSDPARGLTGEDAARRLVELGKNELDRKEGVQPLAIFLEQIFNAMTLVLLLALGASFGIKAWIEGGILAGIIVLNIFIGFFQSLHAEKTIDSLRTLGSPTCSVYREGDTVKIQTAEVVPGDIVDLGTGDSVPADIRLLEAVNLEADEALLTGESAPIAKNPALVFDDDTGPGDRLNVVYSSTIITKGRGRGVVFATGMFTEIGLIASALHGGGRDEKAVVEESKTPLTYVRRCCRAIVKWLGEFLGLTHGTPLQRKLAQLFLWLFAFAIICAIVVLGANRFDTRQDVILYAVTTAIGTIPVSLLLVLTVTMAAGTKKMVERNVIMRNLQSLEALGGVTNICSDKTGTITQGQMAVRKAWLPGLGTYSIDTGNEVYNPTVGSVSLQEKQPRDIDGAEKAAETPQQSISPLDEPEVKPVLQWYLNVASLANLATLERVDETSEDSEKPGTTWKARGAPTEIAIEVFAARFGWNRVKLSEGSGAKWTHLAEFPFDSDVKKMSALFREAHSQETHIFTKGAVERVLDSCNRIAQGDTIDALTDAVKTDILANMEALASQGLRVLALAHKPVHEPVSSQPSDFTHHSTVASHNRESLEQDLIFRGLIGIYDPPRPESLPSVRACQGAGIVVHMLTGDHPQTARAIATEVSILPPADQMRLLPADVARSLMMTAHQFDALSDEQIDALPQLPLVVARCAPSTKVRMIEALHRRDRYVAMTGDGVNDSPSLKRADIGIAMGTGSDVAKESSDIILTDDNFASILNAVEEGRRIFDNIQKFILHVLAANIGFVVALLTGLAFKDASGVSVFLLTPVEILWMLMGTGAFCETGLGFEKAVPDILNRPPHDLKYGVFSPEFLLDMVAYGLLMACCTIGSFTVVIFGFDDGNLGANCNNAYSAACNDVFRARATCYTTMTWIFLLFAWELIDARRSLFYMPRGVRAWARHLWGNRFLFFSVTVVFFVVFGTLYIPVIDHVVFMHTGISWEWGVVFVAVVVFMLGAEAWKWAKRVYVRRRAARNRGSEGHWAGVA; this is translated from the exons ATGGAGGCCACGAGtgcgcagacgacgagcgtcgCGGAGCCCCCCCACGTATCGGGCCAGTCCAACAAGCCGCTTTCCCGGCCGGCTCACGGGCTGTCGAGTGACGAGGTGCTGCGGGAGCTGCAGTCCGACCCTGCCCGCGGCCTCacgggcgaggacgcggctcgtcggctcgtcgagctgggcAAGAATGAGCTGGACAGGAAGGAGGGCGTCCAGCCGTTGGCCATCTTCTTGGAGCAAATCTTCAACGCCATGACTCTG GTCCTGCTGTTGGCTCTGGGCGCCAGCTTCGGCATCAAGGCCTGgatcgagggcggcatcctcgccggcatcatcgtgcTCAACATCTTCATCGGCTTCTTCCAGAGCCTGCACGCCGAAAAGACCATCGACTCGCTCCGCACCCTCGGATCCCCGACGTGCAGCGTGTATCGCGAGGGCGACACCGTCAAGATCCAGACCGCAGAGGTCGTCCCcggcgacatcgtcgacctcggcaCGGGCGACTCGGTCCCGGCCGACATACggctcctcgaggccgtcaacctcgaggccgacgaggcgctcctcacgggcgagtcggcgccCATTGCCAAGAACCCAGCGCTCGtgttcgacgacgacaccgggCCGGGCGACCGCCTCAACGTCGTCTATAGCTCCACCATCATCACAAagggccgtggccgcggcgtcgtgtTCGCGACGGGCATGTTCACGGAGATTGGGCTCATTGCCAGTGCAttgcatggcggcggccgcgacgaaAAGGCAGTCGTGGAAGAGAGCAAGACGCCGCTCACATACgtcaggcgctgctgcagagcCATCGTCAAGTGGCTCGGAGAGTTCCTCGGCCTCACCCACGGgacgccgctgcagcgcaagCTCGCGCAGCTGTTCCTGTGGCTCTTTGCCTTTGCCATCATctgcgccatcgtcgttCTCGGCGCCAACAGGTTCGACACGCGCCAGGACGTCATCCTCTACGCCGTCACGACCGCCATCGGCACGATCCCCGTgtcgctgctcctcgtcctcacgGTGACCATGGCTGCCGGGACGAAGAAGATGGTGGAGAGAAACGTCATCATGCGGAACCTGCAGAGcctggaggcgctgggcggcgtgaCCAACATTTGCTCCGACAAGACCGGCACCATCACGCAGGGCCAGATGGCGGTTAGGAAGGCCTGGCTGCCGGGGCTCGGCACGTACTCTATCGACACGGGCAACGAGGTGTACAACCCGACCGTGGGCAGCGTGTCGCTCCAAGAGAAGCAGCCAAGAGATATCGACGGGGCAGAAAAGGCGGCCGAAACGCCACAACAGAGCATCTCTCccctcgacgagccggagGTCAAACCCGTGCTGCAGTGGTATCTCAACGTCGCCTCTCTCGCCAACCTGGCCACGCTGGAGCGGGTCGACGAAACGAGCGAGGATTCGGAAAAGCCGGGCACCACGTGGAAGGCCCGAGGTGCTCCTACAGAGATCGCCATCGAGGTGTTTGCGGCTCGGTTTGGGTGGAACCGCGTGAAGCTCTCCGAGGGCTCTGGAGCGAAATGGACGCACCTTGCCGAGTTCCCGTTTGACTCGGATGTGAAGAAGATGTCTGCGCTGTTCCGGGAAGCTCATTCACAGGAGACTCACATCTTCACCAAG GGAGCGGTCGAGCGCGTCTTGGACAGCTGCAACCGTATTGCCCAAGGCGATACCATCGACGCTTTGACCGACGCAGTGAAGACAGACATCCTCGCCAACATGGAGGCTCTAGCCAGCCAAGGGCTGCGCGTCCTAGCCCTAGCTCACAAGCCCGTTCACGAACCAGTCTCCTCCCAGCCATCAGACTTCACCCACCACTCTACTGTGGCGAGCCACAACCGGGAGTCGCTGGAGCAGGACCTCATCTTCCGCGGTCTCATCGGCATCTACGACCCTCCGCGGCCCGAGTCGCTGCCCAGCGTGCGCGCCTGCCAGGgggccggcatcgtcgtgcaCATGCTCACGGGGGACCACCCGCAGACGgcgcgcgccatcgccaccgagGTCAGCAtcctgccgccggcggacCAGATGCGCCTGCTCCCCGCGGACGTGGCGCGCtcgctgatgatgacggcgcacCAGTTCGACGCGCTCTCGGACGAGCAGATCgacgcgctgccgcagctgccccTCGTGGTGGCgcgctgcgcgccgagcacAAAGGTCCGCATGATCGAGGCGCTGCACAGGCGCGATCGGTACGTCGCCATGACGGGTGACGGCGTCAACGATAGTCCCAGCCTGAAGCGGGCGGACATTGGCATCGCCATGGGGACCGGCTCGGACGTGGCCAAGGAGTCGTCGGATATCATTCTCACCGACGATAACTTTGCCTCGATCCTCAACGCGGTCGAGGAAGGGCGTCGCATCTTTGATAACATACAAAAGTTTATCCtgcacgtcctcgccgccaacattGGGTTCGTGGTGGCGCTCCTTACGGGGCTGGCTTTTAAGGACGCCTCGGGCGTGtccgtcttcctcctcacaCCCGTGGAGATTCTCTGGATGCTCATGGGCACGGGAGCCTTTTGCGAGACGGGCCTCGGGTTCGAAAAGGCGGTGCCCGACATCCTCAACCGTCCCCCACACGAC CTCAAATACGGCGTCTTCAGCCCCGAGTTCCTCCTCGACATGGTCGCCTACGGGCTCCTCATGGCCTGCTGCACCATCGGCTCCTTcaccgtcgtcatcttcggcttcgacgacggcaacctCGGCGCCAACTGCAACAACGCCtactcggcggcctgcaaCGACGTGttccgcgcgcgcgccacgtGCTACACCACCATGACGTGGATCTTCCTGCTCTTCGCGTGGGAGCTCAtcgacgcgcgccgctcgctctTCTACATGCCCCGCGGGGTCCGCGCCTGGGCGCGGCACCTCTGGGGCAAccgcttcctcttcttctccgtcaccgtcgtcttcttcgtcgtcttcggcacGCTGTACATTCCCGTCATCGATCACGTCGTCTTCATGCACACGGGGATTAGCTGGGAGTGGGGCGTCGTGTtcgtcgccgtggtggtgtttATGCTCGGCGCGGAGGCGTGGAAGTGGGCTAAGAGGGTGTatgtgaggaggagggcggcgcggaatAGGGGGAGCGAGGGGCATTGGGCTGGCGTTGCGTGA
- the ZRT2 gene encoding low-affinity Zn(2+) transporter zrt2 (TransMembrane:8 (o24-44i56-77o97-118i204-226o238-262i274-292o312-331i343-362o)~EggNog:ENOG503NURW~COG:P) — MAEEDPQNTCDGEPVDLGRQDLRIGAIFIILVASLFGALAPVLLQRQTKMHVPKFTFFICKYFGTGVIIATAWMHLLDPAIDQLGDPCVTERWLGDYPWALVIGLMTVMVMFFVELMASHYSNDDDHSHGGASDSETDPTNEILALKKPPKNANPQTQACPHVDDIETGRGTSIPGPPDDVSYPPGGEDHMGHRRDHKDGDTGGIVGQLTAIFILEFGVVFHSIFIGLTLGTTGTDELVVLLIVLVFHQMFEGLGLGSRLAVAPWPKNRQWVPYLLALGFAIATPVGVAAGIGAKPNNAATQKLVNGIFDSVSAGILMYTGLVELLAHEFMFNPHMRRAPLKIQLFAFGCVALGVALMSLLAKWA, encoded by the coding sequence atggccgaaGAGGACCCCCAGAACACCTGCGAtggcgagcccgtcgacctCGGGCGCCAGGACTTGCGCATCGGTGCCATCTTCATCATTCTCGTCGCCTCCCTCttcggcgcgctcgctcccGTCCTGTTGCAGCGCCAGACCAAGATGCACGTCCCCAAGTTCACCTTTTTCATCTGCAAGTACTTTGGTACCGGCGTCATCATAGCCACCGCATGGATGCATCTGCTCGACCCGGCCATtgaccagctcggcgacccCTGCGTCACGGAGCGCTGGCTGGGCGACTACCCCTGggccctcgtcatcggcctcatGACCGTCATGGTCATGTTCTTTGTCGAGTTGATGGCCTCTCACTAcagcaacgacgatgaccactcgcacggcggcgcctccgacTCGGAGACGGACCCCACCAACGAGATCCTGGCCCTTAAGAAACCCCCCAAGAACGCGAACCCTCAGACGCAGGCTTGCCCTCATGTGGACGACATCGAGACTGGTCGCGGCACCTCCATCCCCGGACCCCCTGACGATGTGAGCTATCctccgggcggcgaggaccacatgggccaccgccgcgaccacaaggacggcgacacgggcggcatcgtcggccagctcaccgccatcttcatcctcgagttcggcgtcgtcttccacAGCATCTTCATCGGCCTCACCCTCGGCACGACGGGcaccgacgagctcgtcgtcctgctcaTTGTCCTCGTCTTCCACCAGATGTTCGAGGGTCTCGGTCTGGGCTCCcggctcgccgtcgctccCTGGCCTAAGAACAGGCAATGGGTGCCGTActtgctggcgctgggcttTGCTATCGCGACCCCCGTCGGTGTTGCCGCCGGAATCGGCGCCAAGCCTAACAACGCAGCCACGCAGAAGCTCGTCAACGGCATCTTCGACTCTGTCAGTGCGGGCATTCTCATGTACACAGGTCTGGTGGAGCTTCTGGCCCACGAGTTCATGTTCAACCCGCAcatgcgccgcgcgccgctcaAGATTCAGTTGTTTGCCTTTGGCTGCGTCGCTCTTGGCGTGGCCCTCATGTCGCTCCTTGCCAAGTGGGCGTAG
- the RPS19A gene encoding Protein component of the small (40S) ribosomal subunit (COG:J~EggNog:ENOG503P1YW), with translation MAGGITVRDVDAQKFINAYAAFLKRQGKLPIPGWVDTVKTGPAKELPPQDIDWFYVRAASVARHVYLRKTVGVGRLRKVHGSAKNRGSRPSKHVDASGSVDRKVMQALEKIGVLEQDEEKGGRRITQAGQRDLDRIAQTTAEAEEEDEDDE, from the exons ATGGCCGGCGGAATCACCGTGCGCGACGTCGAT GCGCAAAAGTTCATCAACGCCTATGCTGCGTTCCTGAAGCGTCAGGGCAAGCTGCCCATCCCTG GCTGGGTCGACACCGTCAAGACCGGCCCCGCCAAGGAGCTTCCTCCCCAGGACATTGACTGGTTCTAcgtccgcgccgcgtccgtcgcccgccacgtcTACCTGCGCAAGACGgttggcgtcggccgcctccgcaAGGTCCACGGCTCCGCCAAGAACCGCGGCAGCCGGCCGTCCAagcacgtcgacgcctcTGGCTCCGTCGACCGCAAGGTCAtgcaggccctcgagaaGATTGGCGTCctggagcaggacgaggagaagggcggccgccgcatcaCCCAGGCTGGCCAGCGTGATCTGGACCGTATTGCCCAGACCACGGCtgaggccgaggaagaggatgaggacgacgagtaA